In Mariprofundus sp. NF, the sequence ACTGACCGGCAGATTAAGAATAAATTTGGTTCCTTGGCCAGGTTGGGTTTGAAAATGAACCGAGCCGGTCACTTCCCGCATGGCATTTAATACAGCATTCAGACCGACACCCCTGCCCGCCGCCTCATTGGCTACAGCAAGCGTAGAAAAGCCGGGGTGGAATATAAGTTCAAGAATCTCTGATGAGTCCATCTCTTCTGCTTCACTGGCACTGATGATGCCTGAACTTACTGCTTTATTGCGCAGCTGTTCAATTTCAATACCCCTGCCATCATCAATGACCTCAATGCAGACTTCAGTGCCCTGCTGTTTTGCTGTAACGGTAATCTGTGCCTCTTCAGGTTTACCTGCTGCAAGCCTCTCTTCGGGCGTTTCAATGCCGTGGGCTACTGCGTTGTTGATAAGGTGAATCAGAGGCTCTGATAGCGATTCAGCAGCCAATTGATCCATCTCAATGGCATCACCAGAGATAAGCAACTGCACTTTTTTACCACTTCGGGCCGCAAGATCACGTACTGTTCTTGGAAACACTGAAAACAGGCTGCTGATCGGGCGCAACATCAGGCCGAAAACCTGCTTGCGCAGATCATCCAGCATGGCTGAGGATCGCCTCTGCTGCATGCGTAGCTGCTCTCCGGTTTTATGCAGTTGACGCAGTCGCTGGTCAAATTCAGAGCTATGCTCCGGGCGTCCCTGAGTAGCTCCGGATTCAAACAGTTGTTGCCTTAGTTGCTTGAAATCGAGCATCAGCCCTTCCAGCTCTGACTCTAACGCACTGCTGCGATAACGATCAGAACTGAGTTCGATAATCTGGTTGGAGAGTCTGTTTAAGCGCGATCTATCCACACGCAGAAAGTTGCCTGAACTCTCATCTGCAGCTTTGTCAATTTCATGTTCAAGCGAATCTATTGCAGGACGAAAGCATATCTCTTGCGCTTTGGGCTCTTCTACAGGCTCCTGAATACTCTTCTTCTCGACTGTCGCTTCATCTGTAGCCTTTTCACCCTTGTCATCATCTTTCAGAGAGCCCTCAATAGAGCCCATCACTGCAGCAATAATATTCTTATTGATGCGCATTTTTACAGCCGGTTTGCGTGCCCTCTTTTTCGTTGCCGCTTCAGCCCCCTTCTGCTCTGCCTCTTTGTTGACCGCGGCTGCTGACTCTTTGGCGGTTTTGGCTGATAAGCCGCGCAGCGTGTTGAATTGATCGACATAGGGTGATGTATCAAGGCGCGATTCAGTGTCCGGATATTTGAGCCTCTCCTGCAGCTGGTCATGAAGATCAAACAGGAATTGCGTCATCGGGTGAGAACCGGAGTCCATTTTTTCAGACCTGACAAGTTCAACACCATCTTCAAGAAGATGGCTCAGGGCACTGATATCCTTAACGCCAAGCATCTCTGCTGAGCCCTTGATGGTGTGTGCATCACGACAGAGCTGTGCCAGCCCCTCTTTATCAAGATTGCCTGACTCAAGAAGTACCAGCCTGCGGTTTACCGAAGTCAGACGCTCATTGGCCTCGTCAAAAAACTGAACAAGAAATCCGGATAGATCAAAATCTGTCATTGAAGGGCCTTATGCCTTTACGACATGTTCTGCAGACTTTCAGATGCTTCGCTTAATCGCACAGAGGCTTCATTGGATGCATGGAGTTTATTGCCAGAGATCTGCAATAGCTCCGAAATATGTTTCAGTGCCTGCATAATTTTCTGATTACGCTCATTTTGACGCGCCGTGGCTTGAATGACCAATCCAGAAGAGAGACCGCCCTTCTCCGACATGTTGTGAATCTTGCTCATCAGATCAGTGACGCGATGCGAAAGTTCTTC encodes:
- a CDS encoding response regulator, with translation MTDFDLSGFLVQFFDEANERLTSVNRRLVLLESGNLDKEGLAQLCRDAHTIKGSAEMLGVKDISALSHLLEDGVELVRSEKMDSGSHPMTQFLFDLHDQLQERLKYPDTESRLDTSPYVDQFNTLRGLSAKTAKESAAAVNKEAEQKGAEAATKKRARKPAVKMRINKNIIAAVMGSIEGSLKDDDKGEKATDEATVEKKSIQEPVEEPKAQEICFRPAIDSLEHEIDKAADESSGNFLRVDRSRLNRLSNQIIELSSDRYRSSALESELEGLMLDFKQLRQQLFESGATQGRPEHSSEFDQRLRQLHKTGEQLRMQQRRSSAMLDDLRKQVFGLMLRPISSLFSVFPRTVRDLAARSGKKVQLLISGDAIEMDQLAAESLSEPLIHLINNAVAHGIETPEERLAAGKPEEAQITVTAKQQGTEVCIEVIDDGRGIEIEQLRNKAVSSGIISASEAEEMDSSEILELIFHPGFSTLAVANEAAGRGVGLNAVLNAMREVTGSVHFQTQPGQGTKFILNLPVSVAIQKANTFSVAGNRFGMLSNLIVKVLSLDTQTVEKGHGAYHQGYISYEGHRVPIIDLYPALNTTERNQHGSSIMIVEHFEGFLGVLVDEVHDEREIIVRDIDPYLKFYQPVGLMGNAIAEDGTVLLLIEPNGLKEMWRTSPEYDSSLIDEATTAETPEFSHRVLLVDDSTIALKIEKMIFESLGFTVETAVGGMDALEKIGLQVYQLLVTDMKMPGIDGAELIEQVRADERHAELPIMVIATLEAEKDKKRVMQAGANAFLGKRHLKGHEDLLNKTIRSILGIDVGE